The genomic window GCACCGATGTCCGCACGCAGCGATTCGTCGAGTGCCTGCGCTTCCTTGGGCAGCGGGCTCATCGCGCTCAGGTTGGCGCGCCACAGGTCGGCACCGCGCCACGCCAGCAAAGCCAGCGCGGCAAGGCCGAGCGCGAACAGGCCCAGACGCAGCCGCGGCAGTCCGCGCACGATGGCACCGGCGACCTTGGCCATGGTGCGGCGCATGCCCATGCCGGTGGCGCCATCGGGCGCCAGCACCGGGAGCACGTAGCGTGTGGCGAGGGCCGCGGCGACCAGGCCGGCAATCGAGAAAACACCGAGCTGCGCGAGCCCCGGGAAGCCGGAGAAAAGCAGGGCTGCGAAGCCGCACACCGAGGTCAACAGACCGAGGCGCACGGTCGGCCAGTTGAGGTCGCGCCAGCGTTGCCAGCCGGTGCCCGGCACCGCAGCGCCGCGCGCCTGGATCAGGTAATAGATGGCGTAGTCGATGGTCTCGCCGATGAGCGTGCTGCCGAATCCCATCGTCAGTCCGTGCACGTTGCCGAACACCAGGCTGACGGTGGCGGTGCCCGCGACCACGCCGGTCGCGACCGGCAGGAAAGCGATGAGCAAGGCCTTGGGCGATGCGAAGGCCAGCAGCAACAAACAGCCCATCACGATGCCGCCAACGATGGACAGGTGGATCGCCTCGCCCTTGATCTGATCGCGGCTCTGCACGGAGAACACTGGCGCGCCGCTGAGCCGCAGCCGTGGCTTGGCGCCAGTCATGTCACGCGTGGCCGCATCGAAAGCCGACTGCACTTTGGCGATGGCGATGGTCAGCGCGTCGAGGTCGCTGCCGGATGCGTGCGTGGTCGCGAGCAACACCGCGCGTGGTGCCGAGCGCGAGGCCCACACGCCGGCTTCGGTGCGCGGCGCATTGGCGGGGATGAGGCTTTCGGCCACGCCTTGCGTCTCGCCGGTCGGATCGCGGTCGAGCAGCGGCTTGACCAGGTTGCCAGCCGGCGTGCCGAGCAACGACAGCGTGTCGGCGATGGCATCGTGCAGACCAGCAGCGGTGAAGCGCTCGGGCGTAACGGATGTCGACAGTCGATAGCGGTGATCGAACAGCCAGGTACCGGCCGCCTTCCAGTCAGAGGCGTCACCGTTCTGCACCTGGTCGAACAGGCCGCTTTCGCGCATGGCGCCAGCGACCGCGCGCGAGACGACCGCGCGCTGCGTTGCATCGGTGCCGTCCTCGATGCCGATCAACAAGGTGCGCGACGCCACGCCGGTTTGCAGTTGCTCGATGAGCACGCGCTGGCGCGCATCGGGGCTCTGGGGCAGGAAGGCCGACAGGTCGGCGCTGAAATGTGTGCGTGTGATCAAGACCACGCCGGCCGCGACGATGGCAAGCCAGACCAGCAGTACCACGATGCGACGCTGGCGGCTGAGCCCGGACGCACCCGTGGCCGCAGAGGTCGCAACCGGCTGGCGCGATGTCACGGCGCAGGCCGGGTCGGAACGATCGTCATGACAGAGCGGTCGCCACCGACGAACTCCATTTCGAGGCCGAGCACTTCGCTGCCACGGCCGCTCATTCGCACGCTGCGGACTTGCGCGGCGAGGCGGTTGTCGAGCGGTTGCAGGTCGAGCGTCCAGCCGTCCACCGAGCCACCGACGACACTCTTGAAATAGCGGGTGAGCGCGGCCGTGTCGCCGCTCAAGGTGCCACGCATGGCTTCGACCAGGCCTTGCAGTTCGGGCACGCTGTCGAGCGTCATGGTGCGTGTGCGCTCGCCGCGCGACAGCACCATGTTGTTGCCGTCGACGACCATGCTTTCAGGCCGCGGCGTGAGCGTGCGACGCGAGAGTTTGTCGGGCGCAGTGAAGCTCAGCGTACCGCTGGCATTGAGCGGGCCTTCGAGACCGCGCACGAAGCGCTGCTCGGTGAAACGTGCCTCGCCGCTCTTCTGTTTGGCCAGCAGGCCCATCAGGTCTGGCAGCTCGAATGCCCAGGCCGACGACGCGCTGAAAGCCAGCAGAAGCAGGAGCGTGCGGCATACGTCGCGCCATTGCACTGCGCCTGCGCTCCCGCCCAACTCACCGCGAATCTTCGAGCCAGAAATCATGAAAATTGAACCAGTTGTAGGGGTACTTGCGGCACAGCGCTTCGAGCCGCATCACATAGGCTTCGACTGCCTCGCGGATCGCGCGTTCCCGCTCGGCCGGGTCGCGAATGCGTTCGCTGAAATCGGCCAGCGGCTCAAACAGCACATCGTAGCGGGCGCCGCCCACATACAAACCCGCCATGAAGAAGACGCGGCGGCGCAGCAGCGCAGCCAGACGAAACGGCCCGTCGTTGAACAGCGCCGGCTGCCCCAGAAACGGAAGCTCGATGCTGTTGCCGCGCTGACCGGCCTGCTCGACTTGGCCCGGCAGCGTGCGGTCGGCCAGCAGCCCCGCCATGCCGCCAGTGTCGAGCCAGTCACGCAGCTCGAGCATCGAATGTGGCCGGCCCAGCGCGATCACGTGCGGCCGCAGTTCCGGCAGGCTGATCGCATCCAGCATGGCGTTGATCTGCCGCGCGTTGTCCGGGAACATGAGCATCGCCGGACGTAGTTTTGGCGAGTCGGGGCTGAGCCCCTTGCAGGCACCTAGCGCCTCGAAGCTGCCGACATGCGCACCCAGCAAAAAGGCGCCGCGGCCCGCCAGTGCTTCGCTCTCGACCGGCTCTTTGCCGACGACCCGCACATCGAACAGGTCCATGCGGCCGCGCAGAAAGTAGACACGGTCGAGCACGGTGGAGGCGAAGGCGTGCAGCAGCTTGTAGCCGTCGCCCCACCCTGCGTTTGGACCGATCACGCGAAACAGGTACCGCTTGATGTGGCGACGCGGCGCTGGCGAAAAGAGCAGGAAATACAGCGTGACCGGATGCAGTACCAGCCGCGCGGCGCGGCGTCCCATCGTCAATGCGATCCAGCAGATCACCTGAAGTGCCACCTTGTTGGCGCGCTCCGGCGTGGTCGACCAATCGGCTGCAGCGGCCGGCCGATCGGTTTCGGACGCGGGTCTTGTCACGGTCGGATCGGCGCTCATGCAGCCGTGTCTGTACCCGGCATCCAGCGGCCGCTGACCGCGATCTGCGCATTGCAGCGCACCTCGAAGCGCACGCCTCTGGCTGCGCCCGGCTCGGGTTGAAGCTCGATCGTCAACGTGGCGCCGGGCCGTACCGGCGACAGGAACTTGCACGCCGCCAGGGTCGGTTGCCGGCCCAGTCGCGCGACCAATGCCGGCACACCGTGCGCGGCTTCGAGCACCTCGGCCAGCAGCAATGCGCCGGGCACCAACGGCTGGCCGGGGAAGTGGCCGGCAAAGGCAGGGTGGTCGACCGGCACGTCGCGCGTGACCTGCACCGCGGTGCTGTCGTCGGCCAGTTGCGCCAGCGCGAATTCCCGCAACGCACGCACCGTGAGCTTACCGGTGCCCTCCCGCGGCAGCGACGCGACATGCACCACGCGGCGCGGCACGAAGACCGGCTCCAGCCGCTGCCGCAACGCCGCGATGAGGTCACCCGACTTCAACTCCGGCGCGACCACGAAGGCCACCGGCCGCACCACGCCGTCGGCCACTTCGTCGGGCAGCCAGAACGCGCCATCCACCACGCCAGCGACGCTGTTCAGGTGATAGTTCAGATGCCCGAGCGAACTGCGCCGACCGGCCACGTGAATCAGGTCGTTGGCCCGGCCTAACAGGCGAAAGTGCTGCGAATCGATCAACTCCAGCACGTCGGCCATCGGCGTCGGGCGGGGCACGAAATCGCCGCTGAAAACGAAGCGCTCTGCCCCGTCTTCGGTCGGCTCGGCCGTCACCTGGATTTCGCCGAAGGTGTGCCAGACCTCGCTCTCGGTGGTGCGCCGCGTTGCGACCTGGCCCGACTCGGTGCTGCCGTAGATTTCGATCAGCGCGCCGCACATCGCCTGCTCGGCCTGCACGGCGAGTTGCGGCGACAGCGGGGCCGTGGCCGACAGGATCAGGTCGACCGCTGGCAGCGGCACGCCGGCCACCAACAGGGTCTTCAGATGAAACGGCGTGGTGATGAGCGCACGCGGTCGCGGCGACGCCTCGAGCGTGGCTGTGACATCCGCCGGAAAGAACGGCCGGCCACTGTCGAACGATGCGCCGCCGAGCATGGCGAGCAAGGCCGACGATTCGAGCCCGTAGCTGTGCTGTACCGGCACCGTCGTCACCAGCGTCAAGCCGTCGAGCGACGACAGCTTCAGCAAATCGGCGAGCCGCGGCACCGCAGCGCCGACGTCGTCGACCAGCGTGCGCCAACTCTTGGCGTGCGGCTGCGGCACGCCCGTCGAACCCGAAGTCAACAGGCTGACGGCATGGCCTTCGGCGTCGATCATCGGCATCTCTATCGATGCACCGTCGCGCACGGCGACATGCACGCGTGGATCGGTCCAGACCACCGTGATGCCTTGCGGATCGAGGTGCTTGTCGTCGGCGATTGCGAAGAGATTCGGGTTGCCTTCGCGCAGTCGCGACAGCGTCTCGGGCCGGGCGTCTGGCGGCAGCAAACTGGGCAGTCGGCGCACCAGCGCAGCGCCGAGACCGACGGCAAAGGAATAGCGGTCGACGCACAGATTGACCACCGGACCTTGGGCCGGCAACTGCTCGGCGAGAGCGGTGACGTCGGCCAGATACTGCCGTGACGAAATCGGGACGCCGGCGCGCCAGGCGAGCGGCGCGTCGAGGTCGCGTGCGCCCAGCAGCGGAAGGAACTTAGGAAGATCGGACTTCATTTGCGTGGTGTTCGCGGTACCAGACGTACTGTTCATCGCGGCGCACCGTTGTCGACAGGCGCGCCATAAAAGGCTCGCACCGCATCGATCATGCGGGTGCGTTCGAACTCGGGATGCAGCCGATAGCGCATGAAATGTTCGCCGACGAACAGGCACACCACGCTCACCGGCGTCAACACGTTGGCCAGCAACGACCAGGCTGAAAACGGCAGCGTGAGGTAGACGACGACCGAGGCGACAACCATCAACGCGAAGTACACCGTCCACACCAAGGTGACTTGATCGGTGTAGCGCTTCATGCCGGGCACGATCGCATGCACGCGTTGTGCGAATTGCCCGATGAGCGACAAGCCATCACCGCGCAGGGTGCTGCCGAACCAGATGCACAGCACGAAGTTGATGCCCGCGTGCTGCAGCACGTAGAGCCGGTTGGGGTCGCCCGCCTCGCCGCGCAACACCAGCACGAACAATGCGGCGCCGGCCGCGGCGACGATGAGCAGCGCCCACTTGCCGACGCGTGCCGCGGCGAGGCCAAGCGCGGTCAGCCACAGCGGCACGAGCAGCACCACCACGGCCCACGGTTCGGCCGCATGAAAAAGCATCATCCAGTGCGACAACCCTGCGTAAGCAGCGCCCGCCAACAGCAGGAGCGCCAGCCGCCACCTCGACATCGGCTTCAGGTAGCGCTGCGATTCTGTGCGACGTGGGTCGCAAGAGTGCGCAGCGACGTAAAGATCTGCTGGTTGCGCTCGTCGTCGGAACGCAGCTGAAAGCCGTACTTCCGCGAGACTTCCAGCGCGACTTCGAGGATGTCGATCGAGTCGAGTCCCAGGCCTTCACCGTACAGCGGCGCGTCGGGCGCCACGTCGGCCGGCGCGATCTCCAGATTCAGGGATTCGACAAGCAACACGGCCAGCTCGGCTTCGAGCGGCGTTTGTTCCGAAGAAGCATCGCCAACGGCGGGAATGGGGGTTTGTGCAATCGATGACAAAAGGGAGCTCCGGAACTGTTCTACAAAGGCGACAAAGTGCCACTAATTATAGGAGGCGGCCTTCGCTAGACTGTCGCATCGATACGACCCCGGAGTGCCTATGGCCGACCCTCTTTTGATTGCCCGCCACGACACCATCGAGTGCGCCCTGCTCCCTGCGCTCGCCAATCGACACGGCCTCATCACCGGCGCCACCGGCACCGGCAAGACGGTCACGTTGCAGACCATCGCGCAAAAGCTCTCGGGCATCGGCGTGCCGGTGTTCATGGCCGACGTCAAGGGCGACCTCACAGGCATCAGCCAGCCAGGCCATATCGGCGACAAGATGGCGGCCACCTTGAAGGAGCGCGGGCTCGATGCGCCCACGCCGCTGGCCTGCCCGGTCACGCTGTGGGACGTGTTCGGCGAGCAGGGCCACCCGGTGCGCGCCACGGTGTCCGACATGGGGCCGCTGCTGCTCGGCCGCATGCTCGACCTCAACGAGACGCAGGCCGGCGTGCTGAACATCGTCTTTAAGATCGCCGACGACAACGGCTTGCTGCTGCTCGACCTGAAGGACCTGCGCGCGATGCTTCAGCACGTCGGCGAGAACGCCAGCCAGTTCACCACCGAGTACGGCAACATCAGCGCGGCCAGCGTGGGCGCCATCCAGCGCGGCCTGCTGCAGATCGAAACGCAGGGTGGCGGCAAGTTCTTCGGCGAGCCGATGCTGAACATCGCCGACTTCATGCAGACCGTCGATGGCAAGGGCGTGGTCAACATCTTGGCGGCCGACAAGCTCATGAATTCGCCGCGGCTCTATGCGACCTTTCTGTTGTGGATGCTGTCGGAACTCTTCGAGCAGCTGCCCGAAATCGGCGACCCCGATCAGCCCAAGCTGGTCTTCTTTTTCGACGAGGCACATCTGTTGTTCAACGAAGCGCCGAAGGCGCTCGTGGAGCGCATCGAGCTCGTCGTGCGGCTGGTGCGCTCCAAGGGCGTCGGTGTCTATTTCGTGACCCAGAACCCGCTGGACATTCCGGATTCAGTGTTGGCGCAGCTCGGCAACCGGGTCCAGCACGCACTGCGCGCCTTCACGCCGCGCGACCAGAAAGCCGTCAAGGCCACCGCGACGACGATGCGGCAAAAGCCAGGCCTCGACATCGAGAAAGCCATCACCGAATTGGCGGTGGGTGAAGCGCTGGTGAGCCTGCTCGACGACAAGGGCCGGCCCAGCATCACCGAGCGCGTCTACGTGCTGCCACCGGCCAGCCAGCTCGGGCCGATCACACCCGCGCAGCGGCAGGCGCTGCTGGCCAATTCTCTGGTGGCGGGTGTGTACGAGAAGACGGTCGACAGGGAATCGGCTTACGAGAAGCTGAAAGGTCGTACAGAGACGGCGCCGGGTGCGCCAGCGACAACCGGCACGGCGACGATTCCGGGTGCCAGAGGCGACGCGTCAACACCCGACGCTGCAGGCGGTGGCTTGATGGGCGGGCTGAATGAACTGTTGTTCGGGTCGACCGGGCCCCGCGGCGGCAAGCGCGACGGCCTGGCGCAAACCATGGCGCGCTCTGCGGTGCGCACCATGGGCACATCGGTCGGCAAGGAAATCCTGCGTGGCGTGCTGGGCGGTATCTTCGGCGCGAAGAAGCGCTGAGCTTTAGATCGCTATCAATTCGGTAGCAAATCGCGCCTGCAGAACGCGCGCTGCTGGCGCCTTGGCTCCAAAAATGCCACACAAACCCTCATCCGACCGCCTCTTCGGTTTGTAGGTGGCCGCCTACGCGTTTAACTGATGCATGATGTTTGTAAATCATTGCAACAGAGCGCGGAGCACCGATGGCAACACTTATTCCGGCGATAAGCAGCTTCGCATCGCGCATGACAGGCGGCGAAAAGCGCTTGGCAGAGCGGCTTGAGCGAAAGCTCGAAGACGACTACCTGCTTTGGTACGACGTGCTCATCGGACACAGGCACCTGCATCCTGACTTCGTGATGCATCCGCATCTTGATTTCCGACTGTGGAAACAAAGCACCATTCCATCAAGAAATAAATTTCAAAGTTTGGTGATTCTCATGTTATTTGCTCGTCATCACGATGAAAATTAAATACATTTCACCAAATATATGGAATGACGAAATACTTTCCATATCCGCAAATTTGAGCGATTCACATCGGAGTTTTTTGAGCGAGAAGGGCTGGACTGAAAGTTATCAACCAAATTTACCCGGAATAATAGGCGGTGAGATTTCGACCCATGCCCGAGATCACGTCATCAATAGATTTCTAAATTCTGCCGCAAGGATGCAATATGTTTGCACTGACCCCAACAAAGAGCAGCCACATATAAGGCAAATGATTTTGGACCAACTTGCGTTGGGCGAAATTTTCATACTGGATGTCGCCGCCGGAAACGGCGCTGGAACGCTCTCGA from Variovorax sp. PAMC28562 includes these protein-coding regions:
- a CDS encoding MMPL family transporter — encoded protein: MTSRQPVATSAATGASGLSRQRRIVVLLVWLAIVAAGVVLITRTHFSADLSAFLPQSPDARQRVLIEQLQTGVASRTLLIGIEDGTDATQRAVVSRAVAGAMRESGLFDQVQNGDASDWKAAGTWLFDHRYRLSTSVTPERFTAAGLHDAIADTLSLLGTPAGNLVKPLLDRDPTGETQGVAESLIPANAPRTEAGVWASRSAPRAVLLATTHASGSDLDALTIAIAKVQSAFDAATRDMTGAKPRLRLSGAPVFSVQSRDQIKGEAIHLSIVGGIVMGCLLLLAFASPKALLIAFLPVATGVVAGTATVSLVFGNVHGLTMGFGSTLIGETIDYAIYYLIQARGAAVPGTGWQRWRDLNWPTVRLGLLTSVCGFAALLFSGFPGLAQLGVFSIAGLVAAALATRYVLPVLAPDGATGMGMRRTMAKVAGAIVRGLPRLRLGLFALGLAALALLAWRGADLWRANLSAMSPLPKEAQALDESLRADIGASDGGLLVVAQGADVQTVLRNAEAASVRLEKMVDSGELTGFETVTRFLPSEAAQQARVASLPDSATLRTRLNEAMKDLPLPVARLEPFLADVETARNQPMVQREDLASGPLGPIVSSLMYQRPGGGWGALIALHPGTKFDQARLESALAGVPDVQVVDVGRELGALYDRYLHEAFVQVLLGALAVVVLLGLYLRSPRRLLAVCQPLVFAVVLTLGGLAVLQVQLGILHLVGMLLVVAVGSNYALFFDQLRETGRADEDTLASLMLANLTTVVSFGLIAISNIPSLSAIGRVVAPGAMLALLLSAAFVRGAPPAPPVSSGRR
- a CDS encoding LolA-related protein; translated protein: MISGSKIRGELGGSAGAVQWRDVCRTLLLLLAFSASSAWAFELPDLMGLLAKQKSGEARFTEQRFVRGLEGPLNASGTLSFTAPDKLSRRTLTPRPESMVVDGNNMVLSRGERTRTMTLDSVPELQGLVEAMRGTLSGDTAALTRYFKSVVGGSVDGWTLDLQPLDNRLAAQVRSVRMSGRGSEVLGLEMEFVGGDRSVMTIVPTRPAP
- a CDS encoding acyl-CoA synthetase gives rise to the protein MSADPTVTRPASETDRPAAAADWSTTPERANKVALQVICWIALTMGRRAARLVLHPVTLYFLLFSPAPRRHIKRYLFRVIGPNAGWGDGYKLLHAFASTVLDRVYFLRGRMDLFDVRVVGKEPVESEALAGRGAFLLGAHVGSFEALGACKGLSPDSPKLRPAMLMFPDNARQINAMLDAISLPELRPHVIALGRPHSMLELRDWLDTGGMAGLLADRTLPGQVEQAGQRGNSIELPFLGQPALFNDGPFRLAALLRRRVFFMAGLYVGGARYDVLFEPLADFSERIRDPAERERAIREAVEAYVMRLEALCRKYPYNWFNFHDFWLEDSR
- a CDS encoding AMP-binding protein, with the protein product MNSTSGTANTTQMKSDLPKFLPLLGARDLDAPLAWRAGVPISSRQYLADVTALAEQLPAQGPVVNLCVDRYSFAVGLGAALVRRLPSLLPPDARPETLSRLREGNPNLFAIADDKHLDPQGITVVWTDPRVHVAVRDGASIEMPMIDAEGHAVSLLTSGSTGVPQPHAKSWRTLVDDVGAAVPRLADLLKLSSLDGLTLVTTVPVQHSYGLESSALLAMLGGASFDSGRPFFPADVTATLEASPRPRALITTPFHLKTLLVAGVPLPAVDLILSATAPLSPQLAVQAEQAMCGALIEIYGSTESGQVATRRTTESEVWHTFGEIQVTAEPTEDGAERFVFSGDFVPRPTPMADVLELIDSQHFRLLGRANDLIHVAGRRSSLGHLNYHLNSVAGVVDGAFWLPDEVADGVVRPVAFVVAPELKSGDLIAALRQRLEPVFVPRRVVHVASLPREGTGKLTVRALREFALAQLADDSTAVQVTRDVPVDHPAFAGHFPGQPLVPGALLLAEVLEAAHGVPALVARLGRQPTLAACKFLSPVRPGATLTIELQPEPGAARGVRFEVRCNAQIAVSGRWMPGTDTAA
- a CDS encoding phosphopantetheine-binding protein; translation: MSSIAQTPIPAVGDASSEQTPLEAELAVLLVESLNLEIAPADVAPDAPLYGEGLGLDSIDILEVALEVSRKYGFQLRSDDERNQQIFTSLRTLATHVAQNRSAT
- a CDS encoding helicase HerA-like domain-containing protein, coding for MADPLLIARHDTIECALLPALANRHGLITGATGTGKTVTLQTIAQKLSGIGVPVFMADVKGDLTGISQPGHIGDKMAATLKERGLDAPTPLACPVTLWDVFGEQGHPVRATVSDMGPLLLGRMLDLNETQAGVLNIVFKIADDNGLLLLDLKDLRAMLQHVGENASQFTTEYGNISAASVGAIQRGLLQIETQGGGKFFGEPMLNIADFMQTVDGKGVVNILAADKLMNSPRLYATFLLWMLSELFEQLPEIGDPDQPKLVFFFDEAHLLFNEAPKALVERIELVVRLVRSKGVGVYFVTQNPLDIPDSVLAQLGNRVQHALRAFTPRDQKAVKATATTMRQKPGLDIEKAITELAVGEALVSLLDDKGRPSITERVYVLPPASQLGPITPAQRQALLANSLVAGVYEKTVDRESAYEKLKGRTETAPGAPATTGTATIPGARGDASTPDAAGGGLMGGLNELLFGSTGPRGGKRDGLAQTMARSAVRTMGTSVGKEILRGVLGGIFGAKKR